A portion of the Leptospira wolbachii serovar Codice str. CDC genome contains these proteins:
- a CDS encoding globin domain-containing protein: protein MDPNDIYTPAGGPPPSSPNVKFLFEKWGEVAIRKLVSDFYDLVATSEIQWMFQGDWDLAKEKQADFLIQVLGGPSYYIEKWGPARMRMRHFVFPISEKERAVWFRCYDEALQKFDFEHDDKIDFLYFLDGFSGWMVNRKDSPTE from the coding sequence TTGGATCCAAATGATATTTACACACCTGCCGGCGGACCTCCTCCTTCGAGTCCGAATGTAAAATTCCTTTTTGAAAAATGGGGGGAGGTTGCCATTCGTAAGCTCGTCTCTGATTTTTATGATCTTGTTGCCACCTCAGAAATTCAATGGATGTTTCAAGGAGACTGGGATCTTGCCAAAGAGAAACAAGCAGACTTTTTGATCCAAGTGTTAGGTGGCCCAAGTTACTATATCGAAAAATGGGGACCTGCCAGGATGCGGATGCGCCATTTTGTTTTTCCAATTTCGGAAAAAGAAAGGGCAGTATGGTTTCGATGTTATGATGAAGCCTTACAGAAGTTTGATTTCGAACACGATGACAAAATTGATTTTTTATACTTTTTAGATGGATTTAGTGGATGGATGGTCAATCGCAAAGATTCTCCCACCGAATGA
- a CDS encoding HpcH/HpaI aldolase/citrate lyase family protein: protein MALTHPQSALFAGEKPFPIIPACEHFAGSEKLITKALELQNKLGGLFDITMDCEDGAQTGKEKEHAEMIVRIQNSELNKHKMSGVRIHDYTNEHWRGDVDILVPGAGNVLAYITIPKPTKASQVKEQITYIQDACKKAGIKREIPIHVLIETHGALNDVFEIAALPWLQVLDFGLMDFISGHHGAIPASCMKSPGQFDHELLRRGKANLVAAALMNGVIPAHNVTLDLKNIYQTYADAKRAHDEFGFLRMWSIYPAQIQSILDAMAPNFAETQTASDILIKAQDADWGPIQHDGDLHDRATYRYFWELVQRAKLTGQKLPDEVEKRFFS from the coding sequence ATGGCACTGACTCACCCGCAATCAGCACTCTTTGCAGGAGAAAAACCTTTCCCTATCATCCCTGCTTGTGAACACTTCGCTGGATCTGAAAAACTCATCACAAAAGCTCTCGAGTTACAAAATAAACTCGGTGGACTTTTTGATATCACGATGGACTGCGAAGACGGTGCCCAAACAGGAAAGGAAAAAGAACACGCAGAGATGATTGTTCGTATCCAAAATTCTGAACTCAACAAACACAAAATGAGTGGTGTTCGGATTCATGACTATACCAACGAACATTGGCGTGGTGACGTAGACATTCTTGTTCCAGGAGCTGGAAATGTACTCGCTTACATCACAATTCCAAAACCGACTAAAGCAAGTCAGGTAAAAGAACAAATCACATACATCCAAGATGCTTGCAAAAAAGCAGGAATCAAAAGAGAAATCCCCATCCACGTTTTAATTGAAACTCACGGCGCTCTCAATGACGTATTCGAAATTGCCGCATTACCTTGGTTGCAAGTATTAGATTTTGGTCTAATGGATTTTATTTCCGGTCACCATGGTGCGATTCCTGCATCTTGTATGAAGTCTCCTGGCCAATTTGACCACGAACTCCTTCGCCGAGGAAAAGCAAACCTAGTGGCAGCAGCACTTATGAATGGTGTGATTCCAGCTCATAACGTAACTCTGGACCTTAAAAATATCTACCAAACTTATGCGGATGCAAAACGTGCGCATGATGAATTTGGTTTTTTACGTATGTGGTCCATCTACCCTGCGCAAATCCAATCCATTTTGGACGCAATGGCTCCCAACTTTGCAGAAACACAAACCGCTTCTGACATTCTCATCAAAGCACAAGATGCAGATTGGGGACCTATCCAACATGATGGAGACTTACATGACCGTGCCACTTACCGTTATTTCTGGGAACTTGTCCAAAGAG